One genomic segment of Gimesia chilikensis includes these proteins:
- a CDS encoding transposase, protein GLAPGQRESAGKMKELHIEKAGSRYLRWALVEAAWQLVYRVPRWKTIYERLKKRLKAKKAIVAIARRLLGMMVAIMKSGEPFTATHQPA, encoded by the coding sequence GGCCTGGCACCGGGACAACGGGAAAGTGCCGGGAAGATGAAGGAACTCCACATCGAAAAGGCAGGTTCCCGTTATTTGCGCTGGGCGCTGGTGGAGGCCGCCTGGCAACTGGTGTATCGGGTACCGCGCTGGAAGACGATCTACGAAAGGTTGAAAAAACGCTTGAAGGCCAAAAAAGCCATCGTGGCGATCGCCAGGCGTCTGCTGGGAATGATGGTCGCGATCATGAAATCAGGCGAACCATTCACAGCGACACACCAGCCTGC